TTTCTGAAGATGTGGTTTCACGAATCGGCAGAAAAAGAGCACTTTTCGTTAATCGATCGACAATCACCCAGATGGTATCATACTTATTTCGAGGAGTCGTGGGTAACTTTGTTATGAAATCCATAGTGATATGCTCCCACTTCCATACTGGAATTTCCAATGGTTGCATCTTTCCATACGGTTTCTGATGTTCGGCCTTTACTTGCAAACATGTCACACATTTTTCAACATATTTTGCTATATCTCTCTTCATCCCAGGCCACCAGTAGTCTTTCCTTAAATCATGGTACATCTTTGTCATCCCAGGATGGATCGAATACTTGGACTTATGTGCCTTTTGAAGAAGAATATTCTTAATGTCACTTTTGATTGGTATCCAGATTCTACCATGCCTGAGGGTAAGATTTCTCGAATCCTTGGTGAAATACCTTATGTGGTCTtgaattctttctttctttacatCATTTTGAAGCGCTTTCTCTTGTGCTTCACGGATCTTGTCAAAGAAGTCAGAAGAAACCACCGTCGTCAAAGACTTGACTTGGATGGCATAGTGACGACCCTTTCGACTTAACGCATCTGCTACTATGTTAGCCTTCCCAGGATTGTATAGTATTTCACAATCGTAATCTTTGACCAAGTCTAACCATCTTCTTTGTCGGTTATTCAAGTCTCTTTGATCAAAGAAATACTTGAGACTTTTATGGTCAGCATAGATTGTACACCTTACTCCATACAGATAATGACGCCAGATTTTCAAAGCATGAACGACCGCTGCCAATTCAAGATCATGAGTAGGGTACTTCTTTTCATGCTCTTTTAATTGACGAGACGCATAAGCGATCACTTTTCCCCGCTGCATTAACACACAACCCAAACCGTTATGTGAAGCGTCACAGTAAATCGTCATATTCTCCACACCTTCTGGTAGAACGAGAATAGGAGCATTGCTTAATTTATCTTTAAGCACTTGAAACGCCATTTCTTGCTTGTCACTCCAATCAAATTTCACGTCCTTTTGAGTTAACTTGGTTAGGGGGGAGgcgattttagaaaaatcttgtATAAAACGCCGATAATATCCCGCGAGACCTAGAAAACTTCTTATTTCGGATGGAGACTTTGGGCGTTCCCAATTCATTATCGCTTCAATCTTGGTTGGATCAACTTTGATCCCGTCACTATTCACTACATGTCCAAGAAATTGGACTTCTCGCAGCCAAAATTCGCATTTAGAAAACTTTGCATAAAGTCTCTCTTTCCTCAATGTTTCTAAGACTTCACGCAAATGTTTCTCGTGATCGGACTTACTCTTAGAATAAATCAAgatatcatcaatgaatacaATGACTGATTTGTCTAACATCGGTCTACAGACACGATTCATCAGATCCATGAACACCGCTGGAGCATTCGTGAGTCCAAACGGCATTACAAGAAACTCAAAATGACCATATCGAGTACGGAAAGCCGTCTTTGGTATGTCATCTTCATGCACTTTATGTTGATGATAGCCAGAGCGTAAATCAATTTTAGAGAAGAAACtagctccttgaagttgatcaaaaaGATCGTTAATTCTTGGcaaaggatatcgattcttaatgGTAATCTTGTTAAGTTCGCGGTAGTCGATACACATTCTCATACTACCATCTTTCTTCTTAACAAATAATACCGGAGCACCCTAGGGAGAAGTACTCGGGCGAATGAATCCTTTGTCGAGAAGTTCTTGCAATTGTTTCATCAATTCTTGCATTTCAGTTGGAGCCAGATGGTAAGGAGCCTTTGCAACTGGCGTAGCTCCTGGCACCAGTTGAATACGAAACTCGACCTGGCGATCAGGAGGAATTCCAGGGAGCTCATCTGGAAATACGTCTGGAAATTCGTTCACCACGAGAATTTCAGAAAGGGGTGTTGGTTGCTTCGAAGAATCAACAACGTGTGCCAAGTAAGCTTGACACCCTTTAGACAAATATCGTGTAGCACGTGCAAATGTACAAACATGTACAGGTTCTCTTTTCCTTTCGCCATATACAATAAGTTTCTTCCCAGTAAGTGAAACTATATGTATAGCCTTATCGTCACATGAAATATTTGCCTTGTATTGACCTAACCAGTCCATACCTATCACTATGTCAAATGCACCCATAGCCATAGGAATCAAGTCTGCTTTAAACTTGTGTGAGTCTATATTTATTTCACAATTAGGAACAATATCATTCACAATCGTATTTCTATCACCAGCTATTTCTACTTCCAACGGAGTTTCCAATTTTGACCAAGGCAATTTAATTAGAGGAACGAATTTGTAAGACACAAATGAACGGTTCGCACCCGAATCAAATAGCATTTTAGTAGGTATGTTGTTACAAAGGAAGGTACCTGTCACGACATCGGGTGCCTCCCGGGCTTGCTCAACCGTCATCTGAAAAGCTCTGCCTTTTGGTTGCCCTTGAGCAACCATCTTTCTCTCAGCTTCCTTCCTTTTCTCCGCCATGCGTTCCTGCTCAGTCAGTTCTGGACAATCAACCTTTTTATGGCCTACGCGATGACATTTAAAACAGAGTGTAATGTTGCTTGTAGGTTGCACTGTGCAGTCTTTACTAAAGTGCCCTGGCTGGCGACATTTGAAACAAACTTTGGGTAATCGGCATTCACCCAAATGGTTCATTCACCCCTCATTTGAAACAAATGAGGGGGTTGGTTTCAGGACATTTCCACTACTTCATTAGGACTTAAGAGTTAAATATTGCTCTAAAGTTGTAAGACCAATTGTAAAGGTTAAGTGAAGAGAAGGTGAAACAAGGTGACATGGCAAGTGAAAGGAGGTGAAAGCTTTAAGCTTATTAGGTGAAACCTCTTGGTGAAGTAGCAATCGGTTAACCATTTCGCCGACCTGATATGATGTacattcttttgtttttattcacAAACATAGATGAGAGAGTTAGGTGATCAttttctatgtatatatatatatatattaaatgcaTAAAACATCATTTAGAGCAATATTTAACTCTTAAGAtaacatttatttttagttattaataaaacatgtaATTTTAATCTATAATGTATTgtgtattaattaaataaaggtGGGGACTAAATGTTAGGTGAATAGTTAACGGGAAAGAGAAAGTGAAAGAAGTGAGAATGTGATACTGATATGGAAGAAAAAAATGTAGGTAAAAAAGGTGAATGGTTATGAATGATCTTAGGGCCGATCCTGGGGATTAAAGTGTGCAAGATGAGTCAGGAAAAAAAAGGGCCATGGCTCCAAACgaactcaaatatatataaaggtttCATATTTGACGTATgaaaatgctatatatatatatatatattgttaatagCACTTACTATCATAATGTGGGGAAAAAAGTAGAGGCCATACATTTCTTATTCTTCTAACAAAAATCCATTGACCAACTTTTAACGGGTAGACGGGGGTCGATCGATGACTAACTATAGGGGGTCTGGGTTATGGGTTACGGGCCATAGGTGGTGGGTCTGTGGTGGAGCTACAGGTGAAGCCGGTGAAAGGGTCGAGTAGGtccatttataataaaaattacgatagaatcaaaacaaaataagaatttttttattaattatgattgaagtatttttatgtttttatgttcATGATTGATATGTCTAAATGGGTTCTTATCTACTATGTATTGTTGTATTATCACTTTAGTGTGTTATGTTATATGTTTGTTGTTTTTCACTAATGTAGATATGTGATATTCGGCTGATGAGTACGTGAtgatatgtttattaaattctttACACTCTCTTGCTATTCACTCACTTGGCCGGGAGTCTTTACAAgagtagttttttttatctCCGAGTAGagataagactgtctacatttCACCCCCTTCACACCCGTTTACAATGATCGAGtcttattgttgttgttttatcAAAAGCTATTGTATAAAATATAGTAGCCTAATGTTTTTCCATAATTTTTGATGATCACATCAAGTCAAAGAACGAAGTGTGCAAAAGATGTGGTTAAACGCATTTGGTATTTTGGTTTGTGTGATGGTGGTTAATTTGGAAACACCAGAATATTACTTTTTCAAGTCATGCCAACCGAGTAGCTATGAGGTGTTCTCCCCGATTATTTTGTTATCTTTTCTTTGGGTGTCCATTCATTATAATATTGTTAATTTTTCATGGTGTACTTAAACTAATAGTCCATGTCTCTTGATGTAATCCTTCGATTTCTACTTAaggttttattttcattaataataaatGATTATTATAATGAAAAAGAATTATACAGTGTATAAAAATCATATGACcttttaataagtttttttaataaaatcaaacgaaaaaaaaaaaagaattaatgaaTTATATTTGTTAGAATGTTGTAGGTTTAGCTGTTTAAAAGGTTTACTAAGATGGTATGATAAAAATAACTTACTGTCgttttttttcatcaaaaaataaaaatatcaatatactatgtaatagATTTTTTAATGTAATGTTGATGGAGTATGCAAAAGGTGCGATATATGAAGTTTTTTAAAGCAATAgacaaattttattataaccACAATGTTTGTTTATTGGTAAATACAGCAATAACGACGATATCTTATCCTAATGTAATGTTGATGGAGTATGCAAAAGGTGCGATATATGAAGTTTTAATTCTACCTGAAAGTAATATACTTATGGGGGTCAAGATATTGTTTACAAAGAGATCTATAGCAAAAAAATGAAAGTAACTAGTGGAAGTGTATGACACCTGTAACTTCGGCTCATCATGCTATACTCGCGGGGAAGGAAAATCGAGTTGTTTACGCTTTAGTATAATATTACTTGAATAAAATAGAAATGCGATAAAAGTATctagtttattgatagatattggatatttaaaataaaaaaaaaattacaagtcACGAGTTTTAATAATTTAGAATAAAAAAATGTCCTTTTATGGGATGTTTCACCtaaataaatacgagtaattgTTATGGAATTATTTAACTGGTAAAAAAAGGTCGATAACAAAgtgaaaatagaaaaaaaggaGAGTTTACGATATGCATAGCTTGTACACGTTGCAGATTGAAACGAATCAAAACTAAAACAcaacttttaatctttttagGTTGCttttatcataataatattgataaattaaaaagacaaggAGTTTCTTTATTGTAATTCAGCTTTTACTTCTGATTAACGTAACGTGTCCACCaaataaaacttgtttattCTTGCTATTCAAGCAACTTGTCTCATATATTATGGTCCAGGTATAACctcaatttcaaaataaaataaatgttatcCTTAATTGTTGCATGTACGTTAAATAAAGATTCAATGTACCTAATcaatattataacttttttttgtttcctCTTTTCTATTTCATAATTTGAAGAGTATGAACAAGCTAATTTAGGGGCAAAATTGGAAAGAAACCCCAAAAACGGAAACAAAAAGTAAATTCTCGGATGCGAACTGCCCCTTGAATAAAGCAATCCCATTAGATCTCACTACATGAATCACCCTTGCTTCATACAATATTTACAAAATTACCTCTTCCTAAAATCTTTTCTACATAATAAGAATAAATAGCAAAAAGTCAATTTATTCAGGTATAGCGGTCAACATTGCCATAAAGTCACGCCTCCTTCCACCACTGCCTGACGCCGCACCACCGCCGCTTCTCCGCCTACTCGTTCTCTCAAAACCACCAACATCCGCCACCCGACCAGAACTCTTCGTATGACATTTTTCCAACGTTGTAAAAGATACATTTTTCCTACGACAACCAGCCAATGCTGAACTTGCTTTAACAGCCAATGCAGCCATTTCTTCAGGTGTAAGCGGGTGTCTCAACCTGGTCAACGGGAGTGCAAAGTAAAGTTGACCAAGTTGGAGTTCGTCATTGTCGTTTAAGGATGAAACGACGACGTCGAACTCCATTTCGTCCGCGTTACAAATGAACGAGGACGGATTTTTTTGTAACACATAGGATACTTTAATTGGGTACGAAAATTCTTGTAACTTTCCATCGTGTGATATTAATTTAGCCGTTGCTACATTTGTTGATTCACAAGAGCTACAAATTCCCATTTTGCTGAATACAGTAtacatacaaataataataatagatgacacaatgtatttttgttttttggaatGTGTGAGATGGATGGAATGGGATGTAGGTTGATGTTATATATAGTGGGCGAGACTGAAAATGTTCTTGAAAGGTATGATGGTAATTTTGTAAATGGATTTAAATATAAAGGGAGCAAATATGGGGCCCAAGCAAGCTGTAAGATGTGGATGACAGCAGAGGAGATGTGTCCTTAAACAAATGCCCATTATTTTTGGAGATATTTACCACGGAGGGACTGATATGTCGTTTAGTGAAAGTTATGTTTTTACTGTGGGCCGGGTTAAATTGTGACGTATGTCGATCAAGTAAAAGACGTAAAATATCTGATTTTGTAATAATTGGAGATTGTTTGGGTTAACGTATGGTTGTGCATTATTTTCTGAGTCAGCAAATCACTTGAAAATAATTTGGTGTAAAAGAATAGTAAactacgagtatataaacttaTCACTAGCATTCAATATTGATGTAAACTTTTGTAATTGTAATCCAAATTTGTACTCGATATTACTAGTATCTTGGTAGAGTTTGAATGAAATCCCATTTTactgttaaaaatataaataaataaaaatataaacttctCACTTTTTTTACTAGGTTGAAGTTTTGAAACCTAGgcattcaatattatattttgaaacaTATAGCATAACAGTACTGGATTCAATCAAATGTACATTTACTTGTATCATGACTTTGATTTATCAGTCTTAGTTTCCATCAAATATAAATCCTAGCACATTGTTTAAATGTATCAAAACGAATTATATCACAAGTATGTGTCTAGGCGCAAATTAATATCAACGCATGCAATTTAGTATGTTTACTCGGCGTTATTAGTAACATATACTTGTTagaataaatacatatacttatgtatttatgtatttatatatatagcccGATCTAATTACCCctaataattaataagtaattatttAATGGACGTAATTAGCCTTACTTAattatctataatcccttataaagggtattggaCTTTTCttaattcaacatttttttttccaaaaataccctttagCTTAAACAATCATAATCTCATTCCCAACTCACTCAATCACACAATTCACTCTCAATTCACCGCAACCACCATAAATTTATCCCTCTCTTCACTTCCCCGGCCACCATCTCCACCCCCAGCACACACAACCACGGATGAGAAAAATGAGAAAGCCACCTCCGCCCGTCGTTGTCGTCCATGTAATCCACCGCCACCGTCATGGCGTCATCCATCAATGCTCTTCCATAGAAAACCATCGATATTGTGTGATTTGGATTTCGAATATTTGGGTTCATTCACACTCGATCCAATCtggtatttttcttttcttttccatcttatttaagttttatttttttttaacaattattgttttaatagaaaattcattttttacttaaataataatttgttgttgtctctatagaaatgaataatgatttGTTGTTTATGAGCCAATATTAACTAATTATTGTgttctatatatgtatgttgttgataataataataatatattttggttGATTTGAAGCATATGTATTTGACAGAATGACTGTTTTGATTAATTCATGGAAATTGAAGTTTTTGTTTATCAATCCCTGTGTGGGAGTGATAATCTTTGTCGATATCCCCAATGGAAAATTCCGGGGTTAACCTAATATCTATCTTATCGTCTTGTGGAACTCATTTATAGGTAATTTATTAGATGCAAACATCCGAGCACAATCAAAGCTTGGGATCAACAAAGATCAAAATACTTATGGATGCGATATTTTAAGTCAAGCTTGGAGTTGATGGGTAGTGTTTTCAGAATAGAGACATTTCTTTTGATGGTAAAACGTTGGAGGTAACTAGACATAAGTTACTATTTTTGTTGCTTAATTCTCTCACTTTTCCAATCAAGTTTTAGATAATAGCTATATCTATGTAATGGATGGTGCAGTATGATCACACTTATTGATCTCTTTATTGTGTGTGCTATAAGTACACCATTTTTGTTGTAGGTTCATGTTTCCAGTTTTTTATGCCATAAAACATATGAAACTTTTAACTCGCGTAGACCAGGTATATCACATTTTTTGGGTGTATTTTACTAATCAGAGCTACTCAATTTATGTGCAAGAATGAGGGGTAAATAAGGTGCTTTATATatgttagtttttatatttcattGGGAATGAACTAAAAAAagatttacagtcaaagttaaATAGTCTATTGAGTGGCTTAAGTTCTATTGACTTAAACTTTATTGAGTGGAAGAACAAATTTGAGCTTGGAACATCAAGCTAATTTTTATGAACTTTCCCCAAACAATATTCATGAAGTTAAGCCTGTTAAGTTGTTAGTCATCCACTGTCATTGTTAATGTGAATTATAAATAGTTACAATTGGtcatttaaatgtttttttttttattaagttccGATAAACATTCCATTATGaatagttttctttttaataataagcCTCTTAAGGTCTTATCGTATCAAAATGGATGGGTCGGCTTTTTAGGTAATGTACTAGGAGTTGTAACAGGTTGTATTTTGGGTGCTTCACATATGTTCacttataatttaaattaaacaatCCAATAATCCATATGATTAATTATGCTATTAGCCTATCACTTTTAGAGATATCAAAATGGATGGGCTGGTTTTGTTAGGTAATGCACTCAAGATATAACAGGCTATACACTTATACTTTGGGTGCTTGGAACTACGGATGTAGTGAATCTGGTCTTAATTTAATGTCACAATTAACCCTAGCGATTTTGAATTAATGTGATCATTTGAGGGCTATCATTGGGCCATAGTCGCATATGGACAATACCGTACAGGAAAAACTTATACAATGAAAGGTGAAGGTGGAAAAACGAAGGTCTTACTACATAATACAACACTAATAGTTTGAGATCAAATTTTGTGCATTGAAGTTTGAAATTGATTACTCTTTTGCTGAATAGGGTGCTTCCTTTACATTTATCTtcatttttgacccatttccatccattcacaatatatatgttatatttgtCTCAATAATTAGATTTGGTTCAACCTTATATTCATTCTTGAACCAAAATGTAAGATAACTTAACCATCTATTTATTTGCTTTTGTTCAGATTTCTCAACAAAGACAATACAAGCGTTGAAACTCTTGAGTCAAGGAAACAAAGTCTCAATATAAGAATGAGCTTGACAGAATCTATAATAAAAGAGATTTGAGTTAGTATGAATAGAATCATTTCATATTGGTAAGAGTGGCAATGGCAACTTCCAATTTGTATCATTGACATGGTGGAACAAGATTCATAGTGTTAGGAGTCCTATCTACTATTAATGCAATTTGAGTTTAATATAAATAGAatcatttagttatatataacagTCGTATGTTTCATATAATCGTAAGCGGTTATTTTTCATCGTTAGTTTTTGcacttaattatttattccaacTAATCCgcgacttatttttaaaataatagatACGGTTATATGCTACATTGTTGCATCTCATGAAATTAAGTAACTTGAACGCTATAAACCCTTACGACATCTGGCGCTATAGATCgtcgccgctgcaacgcgcggacacccTTCTAGTTAATTAAGGTTTTCCTTGGGTGTGCTATATATAGAGATCAATAGGGAGGCTTAATCATTAGATAAGAACACCAACACCTTCATCTCGTTCTCTACTCATAACTCATCCTTAGAACACACCCTAAACGGGAACCCGACCTCCAACTGAGTCATGTCGTCTTTCCTATGCGGCTTCTAGATGTTGAAGTTACATCCctaatttattatatgtttagtttatataatacTACCTAACTAAAATCCTATAACGGAATCGGTATATGTATGCATGACTACGTAAATTAAGCATACCTTGTGTGCTCTATAGAGCAAGAGCTAGTGTGTAGTGCCTACTGCCTAGTCGTTTGGACCATTTAATTAGAAACGAAAGTCTAGCTTCTTGGATATTTATCAAAGACAAACAATTAGGTATAATCAAAACATTACTTTTGACGAAAATATCTGGAGCAAAGATTTTTATTGGAGTTCAGGCTAGAAGTCAAAGGATTTTTATACTTGACGAGTAcgttttatattttacaaaagcATATTAACATGAGATGCAAGAAATTTAATCATGCATTTTGATGACTTACACTTACTTATATTGAACTTTTTAATATAGCGAGCGATTTGGTCCGTTTTCAATTTCTTATAATGATATAGTTTAATCAAATAAACATACGTTAACATCTAGTAAGTATTCTATTTCAAGGACCCACTATACACAACAAACTTTATTTGacatatcttttatattaagaAATCACTTTTCAATGTGcaaaaacaaacttaaaataaaacactaaaaaaaCTAAGGGCTCGAGGCAAAAGTGCACTTTTTTCCCTAACAATTTTAAAGTACACAgaatttgaaaactttttatttcGTAGTGGTTTATTTATTCAATTGAAATCCCGATCATTATTTGGTACAACTTTATTTTATTGGGATTTATAATTGGATCATCATATTacattttaaatatatctaaaatgtCAAACTTTAAATTTTGGACCACCATCATTATTGGTTTCCATCATATCATCTTAAATATCTTAACAAGTTTCTATAATTGCTATGATAGGTTTGGTGGCTATGCTAAGTGAGCGTGAtgattatgatatttttattatacatttGTTAATTGTTAAATCGATAGTTAGACTTTTATCTAGGAAAAGCAAAAAAGGGAATCAAGCACAGAAACATTGCAAAAATGGTTACCTATGTTTCCTCTCATTTGGGATAGTTTCCTAGtagtaacaaaaaaaatagaaattgccGAAGTAATATATGATCGAATTCTAATAAGGTATATAGTTGAACTAAAGAACAACTTCTCATATGTCAATCATTTTCCGTAGTTAACTTCAATTTTATTTCTGTATTTACTGATTTGTGTTCAATGTTACTGGTAATTTAAATTCATAATCGGTTATTATTTGATCACTTGGTGTAAAGTGTAAACTGAGGTTTTTAAATTAAggcttttagtttttataataactaGACTTATGTCcacgcaatgcagcggcggtgtGGGTAGTGATGGctgaggtggtggtggtgacggtagTGGGGGCGACAGTGGGGGCGGTGAtatggtgaatgtaaaagtaattaattgtAAAGGTGATCGTGTAGTCATCATAAGTGTTGAGGaatctatattataaattatttcattaagagtctatatgtatattagatggatatgtttaaattagttaataaaggaaaatgatatttttaattttttaaagacaTAAAGTTTAAGGAATAAAAgggtgatttgttttattagataatataaataatgtcCTAATGATAATTTACGCAAAATACATGTTCGTGTGATGCACGTGAGTGAATGTGTTTCAAATTATTTAACGGTAATACATAGCTAAAAAAGTTAGGAGTGAAGATATCATGCTATTTATTGTCTATTGGCTAAGTAACTAGTAAAATTATATCCGCGTTGCGGGGATTCAACTATATTATTGAAGCAGTTGCATTATTCTAGTGTAATAGTGTCGAACTTTTAACCGTCTAATTAAAATTCATTAGGTGATCGATAGgtttgtttcaaatatatatttatttaaaagaaaaaaccacATTAGGTTATTTCTGCGCATTGAAGAGTTTCACTTATTTTGATTAGGTTTTGTTATTAATGatctacattatatatattaactaaaacctttgacatataaaatacattatctacaaaaagtcaaaactaaaaacatttttaaaagtttataataactaaaaattttgacacataaaatacatatttgcTCAAAGTCAAAAgtataaatgattttaaaagtttatagtaacgaatatatatatatatatgcaaaataaGCCAAAAATCaagtatgaaagaaaaaaaattttgaataacaattttcaatatctatatctatattatattataaagcaaatttttctgtctaaattttaagtttcaatatttactttttcaaaatgcCCCCTATCtatcatatatttatctaagataactataatactctttttCTCTtattaaatctcaaccaatcatttttttttcttctctcctccataaataatttattccttcaattcattcaaaatcttttatcttaaaaaccgtacatcgataaattatatgggtgatcttaaaatttcatgctctttcattagagatgacattcgatatactttcgacgaatttttaaatctgaggtcgGAActcgtacggttaaggcatttggctatcacactatatgatctatcacactttatgacctatcacccccaccatctcaccgacgcaacgcgcgagtacttactctcgtattagttaaaaacaacAAAGGAGAAAAGTTTGAGAAAAACTAAATAGTGGTACATAATGGTACATGATACATAATGATGCGAGATATGACGATGAATAAGTTGCAACATATTGGTTGGAaactcaaaatgaaaaaaagtatgaaaaaaacCCAATAAGTAACCCGTATTTAAAAACCCGAACAGAATGCAATGTAGCAAAATTCAATTAGTAGTTCAGGATGTGTAGCGGACGAATAATAACTCGCCACATAGGCGGTTACTATTCATCCAAAGTTACCGTTCATGTTTCAAGTtgtattaatatatagatataagggTGGGAGGAGTGcttcaccacccgtcaccgcccCTCCGCGTTTTTTCACTTCCTCCCCGCCCACTCCCTAAATGCACAGAGTGTTTCCCcgcccctccccacccttttttattttattcattttctatttaattttaacCAAGTAAATAAAAACTAGTTAATATTAATACTAaaatcattacattacattactaaaatcattaaaacaccttacatttcataatattactaaaactattaaaaactTTACATAAACCTAACACTCGGAATAATCCGAGTTCACAGTACTGTCGTCATCGTTACAATGAATGTAAAGAGACCCGGTTGCGTCTCCGGGTTGACGAGATACGTATTCTACTTCCGGGCCAGAAT
The Erigeron canadensis isolate Cc75 chromosome 2, C_canadensis_v1, whole genome shotgun sequence DNA segment above includes these coding regions:
- the LOC122589657 gene encoding uncharacterized protein LOC122589657, which produces MYTVFSKMGICSSCESTNVATAKLISHDGKLQEFSYPIKVSYVLQKNPSSFICNADEMEFDVVVSSLNDNDELQLGQLYFALPLTRLRHPLTPEEMAALAVKASSALAGCRRKNVSFTTLEKCHTKSSGRVADVGGFERTSRRRSGGGAASGSGGRRRDFMAMLTAIPE